The Engystomops pustulosus chromosome 2, aEngPut4.maternal, whole genome shotgun sequence genomic interval atgccgactctgaggaactgttttctggacccttcccacagtcacaaaccacttgtccggttgctgctgagcaattttccgatgcccaggtttttcaccggtcgcagtctgtgggtgatgatgacattattgacgtagtggaagaagtgtgtaaagaggggtcggacgatgaggagacacggttgtcagacagtggtgaagttgttgtcagggcaggaagtccgaggggggagcagactgagggatcggaggatgatgaggtgacagacccaagctgggttgataggccgggtgaacacagtgcttctgagacggaggcgagtcctatagcagagcaggttggaagaggcagtggtggggccagacggagaggcagggccagagctggtgcatcagcgccaaatgttgcccgtagtcaagctcccgtggcgagggctagattttaagaagtctggaggttctttaaagaaacaccggatgaccgacggactgtggtgtgcaacctttgccaaaccaggatcagcaggggttccaccactactagcttaactaccaccagtatgcgcaggcatatgaatgctaaacaccccactcaatggcaccaaggccgttcacctccggccgggcacaccactgctccttctcctgtgtcatctgctagtcagccccctgccaaggaccacggcccaaacacctcccgtgcgaaaaccccatcttcgcctccacgatcctccacagcatccaccagcgttcagctctccataccccagacgctggagcgcaaaaggaagtatagcgcaacccacccacccacacgcccaagccctcaacgtccacatctccaagttgcatagcctggagatgctgccctataggctggtagaaaccgaggcctttcgaaacctcatggcggcggccgccgcccctcggtattcggtccccagccgccactgcttttcccgatgtgccgtcccagccctgcacaagcacgtgtcagagaacatcatccgtgccctgaccaacgccgtttctgacaaggtccacctgaccacggacacgtggacgagtgctgctgggcagggccactatatatcgctgacggcacattgggttaacttggtggaggctgggaccgagtctgaccctggggctgctcatataatgccgacgccgaggattgcggggcctacctcggtccaggtctcaaaggcctactatgcctcctcctcctcccacccctcctccttctccgaattaccatccgtgggcatggcgccatcagtcggtagctctaggcacagcagcagtgccatagctaagcgacagcaggcggtgctcaaactgctgagcctaggcgataaaaggcacaccgcccaagagctattacagggcatcacggcgcagaatgatctgtggctggcaccgctgaacctgaagccaggcatggttgtgtgtgacaacggccgtaacctggtggcggctctgcaactcggcagactgacacatgtgccatgcctggcccatgtgttaaatctcatagttcagcgtttcctcaagacataccccaatctgtctgatttgctcacgaaggtgcgcttttcaggaagtccagcacagatgctgccactctcagggcagcgcagcgccgcctccaactgcccgctcaccgactgttgtgcgacgtgcccacgaggtggaattcaacattaaccatgttatccagagtttaccagcagcgcagagcaattgtagactgccagatgtcaacttccaccagaactggtagtcaggtcagtcagcttcctcaagtctacaatgaggagtggacgtggatgtctgatatctgtcaggtgctgagtaactttgaggagtcaacacagatggtcagtggcgatgccgccatcatcagcctcaccatcccgctgcttggcctgttgaaaaactctctggtcagcatgaagtcggaagctttgcgctcgtcacaagagacgggggaagaagattcccttgttgatagccaaagcacccttaggtctgtttctcagcgcatatcggaggaggtggaggaggatgaggaggaagaggaggagaatgttggcgagacagaagaggggaccattgttcagtccttcactgttcagcgtgtatgggcagaagaagaggagttggaggagttggaggaggaggaaatgggcagtcaggccagtgaggggagtgaattcttgcgcgttgggactctggcgcatatggcagatttcatgctaggctgcctatcccttgaccctcgcgttcaaagaatttattccagcaccaattactgggtattcactctcctggacccacggtacaagcaaaatctttccactctcatccctggagaggaaaggagtgtgagaatgcatgaataccagcaggccctggtgcacaagctgaaacagtatttcccttctgacagcgctagcggcagagggcgtacttctgcgggacaagtagcgagggagagtaggcgagcaggcagcttttccagcactggcaggggtactctTTACagacctttgccagttttatgtcaccccagcaagacactgtcacctgtccccagtctcggcagagtagggctgatcttaacagaaagatggtgagggagtacatagctgaccataccatcgtcctaaatgatcacacagctccctacaactactgggtttcaaagctggacatgtggcacgaactggcgctgtacgccttggaggttcttgcctgccctgccgctagcgtgttgtccgagcaggttttcagtgcagctggtggcatcatcacggaTAAGCGTACACgactgtcaactgacagcgctgacaggctgacgcttatcaagatgaataaagcctggatttctccggattttcattctccaccaggtgaaagaagctcaacctgaataatgtatgcacttctcctcctcattgtcctccttctcctcctctttgtatactaaagcataggaaactggctattttttgccagggccaactggctctagctatagtactctatgtatttaatttttctggagggccacctacccggtcttctgttttaagcaatttttgggagtgccacatacaggcactcaatttatttaatttttctggaggaccacctacctgctcctctggtttgaaaacttttttggactgccacatacaggcactcaatttatttaatttttctggaggaccacctacctgctcctctggtttgaaaacttttttgtactgccacatacaggcactatccaaattaaattgtctccatagcagcctccacatgtcgtctttttagatggctccacacgttgtctccattgctacctccacacgtcatcgccatagctgcctccaaaagtcgtccatatagctgcctccatacatggtctccttatcaaacgaactgtgtcaggcagaactttgggttgttttcatggcttccacatcaaacttgttaactttgttgccaccctgctgtgtaatccacaaaatatactggcaaacttttatcatttaccgatattatttcagcgcttcttgcgcatctgtttacattcccctcacccgccatatcccaaacttataagaacgctactacacttgatcttatacaaaaggttcttagaagtgctgtttggggagtagcctagagacaggggcttggattggcgaaagctcgcctggcagcggagcgccagctccatctcaagatccaactaacatagttttaactgcagcacctttaatctactactagttcactgcctccatacatcgtccccttatcaaacgagctgtgtcaggcagaattttcaggtgtttcaccagatacatagtggaactcggcccatctgtcgccgccatgctggagacctgaagttgcaatcatagcagcgcaatatggatgccccatactgtcgctcttaatcatggaaccatttccgtaaaaacaattaaaaatagaaccactatgctattccattattcctaggtgaaatattcaaacgacccggcctgctttgaaaattataatttttttttttaaagtaaacgcttctggcccccaggcccattttgggtggggaggagccgagagacaggggcttggacaggcgaaatctcgcctggcagtggaccgccagctccatcccaagattaggcagcctcagaggcatccatgcatgctgcccctgctgtttcctgtccatttccgtggagtttccatccttttctgaggttcccaagtgtttggccaagcttccctgtgcagagccttggtccccttgaaaaatgcacaagtctcccattgacttcaatggggctcgttattcgagacgagcactcgagcatcgggaaaagttcgtctcgaataacgagtacccgagcattttagtgctcgctcatccctAGATGGAACATTTtaccttctttccagtgtccctctgtgcacagaaaatcatggggccagcaggagatcctccaaagataattcggccctgtcaattcattctccctcttcctacagtcccaagtagagaagtataaaaaaagaccttttaagtttcttggaacttcaggaagattcttttagtcttgtctggtgtgctggggcaatggcctgggtgcccacagaatgaactctgagtgccacctctggcaccagtgccataggttcaccaccactgccttagaccaTAAAGCTGATGCTCTTTTAAAGAGCATGGGAAATGTCATCATTAAATATTAAAACAAATATAGCTTCCACATCGGTAGCCAGGACCCTATTCTTTTCGCTTTTGGAATTAGAATCCCATCTGATAGAATCCATTGAGTCCATGCCTCTTAAATCCACTACCGAGTTCCTAGCCAATGCCGCTGCTGAGGCCTTAAGATTTTTGGCTAAGGCAGCCTACACAAAATTTGGTTTGTAGATCTTTGTGGCTAAAGCAATGGGGAGGCCATGTCAAGTCAAAAACCATGCTGTGTGGAAATCCCTTTCAGGGAGAATTTGTATTTGGTAGTGAGCTGGATTCGATCCTTGAAAAGGCTGCTGATAAAAAGAAAGGGTTCCCGGTTAGTAAACCTCCCCCTAAAAATCCCTTTTCCTTTCGTCCCTCTGGAGAAAATAAATCTCCATTCAGAGGCAAAGGGAAAAACTGGTAGATGGAGCTAcgccaaatgggggggggggtcgaggtTCTCTCTTCAACCCTGACAAGAATCAAAAAACAATGACCAACAGATTGCTTGctcataatactctgcaatactgatgtattgcagggtattagctgtgagcCTTTGCACAGGCTGACACTGTTTTTATGACATGATcaaaccccagggctgccatcggAATGTGCCCAGGGCGGGGATGGGGCGCGATCATGCTGCGGTTACGCAgactgcagcatttaacaggATCAGCTGTGTCTGAtacatcggacgctgagcgctaaggggATAATAGATGTAATCTGTGGCAAGGGGGCAGGATATTTAACTTGCCAACATACATGATAAAATGCAATAAAGCCAAATCTATTTTTATAGAGTGAATGCACACTAATGGTGTCCTGGCCTTAAAGCAACTTCAAAAGAAAGCATAGGACTAGCTAAGGCTAGTCCTTGGCCATTTTATCATATATAAAAAGAAAGCTAACAGGCTTAACCTTTACAATATTCTAAACATTCCAAACATTAAATCGTTCAAGAGAAAAtgaccaccaaaaaaaaaatggcacagcTACTATACAGCTGGAAATAGACAAGTCAGATATGTACAGCCAGTTAGCCTATGCAGTAAGGTCTAGCAGGGACATGCTGGTGTATGGTACTGGGAAAGTAGGAAAAGAGGCAGAAATGGGCCAGGTGGTTGAGTCCCTATTACACCACATGGCAAGACCCATTTTTCCCAAAAAGATCCTCACCCTGACAAGAACACTTCCCTTTAAAAAGCTAAGAGAGGATAGAAAGGCAAACAAGGGGAAACTGAATAGCGCTCAGAGTAGTATTACTTATTCGAGTATGGGTGGTGGTAGCAGAGAAAGAATAACAGTCGGACTGAGGCTCACCAGATATGGTTGTGCTATATTAGGCACAACACTAATAAGCGTTTGGTATAGCGTTGGTGGGTAATGAGGTGCTGCCTTCAGACAATGGGTATCGGGACTGTTGTCAGGACGGTCGCGATCGGAATGTGCAGAGTAGGTGAAGAGTTGTCTGCTGTGGCACACACATATTCAGGTATGATACATCATGGTACGAAAAGCATTTGAAAATCTCGGATCACAATGCGTTGGAGTAGCGAAGAATCCTTTCTCAAGTGGTATGAGACTGAAGCGTGGGGAATGTAGATATCGTCCCAATCGCTTGCTTGTCTCATACCACTTGAGAAAGTAAAAAATGCTTTTCGTACCATGATGTATCATACCTGAATTTGTGTGTGCGCCACAACAGACAACCCTTAACCTACTCTTTAAAAAGCTACGTGATGGGGACCAATAGCCCAAATTTTATCAAGGCAATAAGTGATTGAACACTGAGTGAAGGACAGATGTAGTTGGGAATTAGATCTTAAATTGTACAACAGAATAATACTTTGTTAAAGATTCAAAATGCTGATGTGTATTGGAAGCTGAGAATCATGGCTGTGGGCACACATCAGGCAAAATGTGTAAAGGGTAGCAGAAACCAGTAGAACAGCGAAATGGAGGATTAATCGCACAAGAAAAACTCTATTTGCATAGATGTTACACATGTAGGATTAAGGAAAAACAAATGACACATTTATTGTTTGCCGTTCaacttttattttaataaaatcagTAATGCACAGCACATGCAGTGCCAAGCATCTATACTAGTACAATAAGCAAAATCTAAACTAAAGCGACTTGAGAGTCAATCTTGACATTTAGCAAGTTCAAATCCATTCTTTGCATATAAATGAGAACCTTATTCTTGTTAAAAAGGTATTGCCAAAGTTACTTGCTAATATGTAATCATTGAGGACACAAGTCACTGATTCAGTATGACAAAGATAAACCACATGTTTGAGGATTGCAATGTGCCAGACAttcactgaaataaaaaaaaagtaaccaCACAACTAAACAAAACTCACGCAACAAACATCTGAGAATCTGGACACTTCACGTCAGTGTTTTGAAGtgtttcattaatatcttaagaCAAGTGTATCAAAACCTTGGCATGTTTAATTTCAAATTGCcaattatattttaattacaCCAGAATCTTATGGCTGCTCAGCCAATACTGGGTCTGCTTAATTTGACTTAAGAGTTTAATATGACTTAACATTAAAAGCTCACGCTACCCCGAAATATATAATTTCACGCATACGTTGACATTCAACATTCAAGTGCCAGTGTTTTTGTACTGTCTTTTGGTCAAGTTTCTTTAAGCTTTCAAAGAATCACTTAGgcttacaaaaataaatatttgtcaAAATGTTCAATAAATATTACACAAAACTAGCAGCAAAAAGTATCTAGAAATCCATTGTGTGCAAAATAGTTGCTTCCCCATCTATCACTCCCATGGTCCCAAATAAGTCTCAATCCTGCCCTAGACTCCAAGCAGTGTTTGCCATTGCAAAGAGAAAAATAAGATTTGAGTTTAAAGGACACGTACACAAGACTTATATAAAAATTCTCTGAATGTGCAATAAAAGAAGTTTTGTAGAAAGTTATGGGCAAAAATGTACAAGGGCCACCTATATTTTAAATAGCACCATAACAATTACCTCAATACTGTCAAGTGCACCTACAAAAAAGACTTCGAGCAAGGCACAAAACACTTGAAAAATCTATTgcactttagattttttttgtcattCCTACGCCACTGGAGTTGTTACAATTTAACCATGTATAGAAAGCTAAATTTCAAGTGGCAAAGGTGTAAAAGGTGGGAATTAGTCTTTGGCCAGATTTAGCATTGACATACTAAATACAATGGAAACCTATGCAACTAAAACTGACTAAACTGCACACTGACAGATTTTATACCTTGTGCAGTCATGTACATTTGTTCCCCCAAAGATCTTAAGATTTCAATTTACTCATCTGGCGccattttacaaagtctactgtaaGCCAAGCATGTTAACCTCTCAACGCAGCTTGAACAGAGTAATGTGAATCTGCATTAAAATAAAGCCTGCTGCATAATTCTTCCTGTTCATTCCCTCTTGACCAAAAAACATCAACACTAGCATGCGTTATTAGCCCAAAATCAGCCAGGCCTGTCACAGAACCACAAAATGCTGTGGTCAGCCATTCTGCCTTTTTCACGACAGGCTTAATTTGATGATACCTCCTACCAAAAAACTATTTCAAGTTTCAGATAGTTTAACGCTTCCTGTAATGTTCGGCCCATAGCTGACTAGCTCACAAGTTACTTATCTGCCTAAACATTGTTAAAGGAATTGCTGTATTGCGTTCTGAAAAAACAGTGCCTCATGTGTACAAACACATACACCTATGTGACTGGAATGGCTTATTAAAAAGACTCAGGTTCTAAGTACCTTTCCAGGATAGAGTGAGCAAATCAGAACTGAACTTTATACAGTTTGCCACATTAGAAGCTATTCAGATATGCATTACGGTTCTGCTGCCTCAAGGAGGCCAGCTTAACAGATCTAATGTGGGCTTACTGCACGAGTTGGTTTTTCCCTTGTAAtcttaaatgtatggatgaaacgATTCCTGTTTTGAGTTGTATCACACCTGTGTGCCAAGGTTTGATTTCGCCCAAGTTCAGTAAATTTATTTTCTCTTAACAATTTTGATCTTGAGCAATACTGAGCCAACAGGACATCAAAATAAAAAGTTGTCTAAAGTTAAAGGCACAGTACATTAACAAACAAACTTATCCTCAGTCAAAATAAATGCAGTTGTTGGGTAAGAGGTGGAATTAGGAATTAATCCAACACTACAGCAATGAAATCTTCCAACACCATCAGAGTAGGTCTCTTTTTCCTATTGTGTCTTCATGGCCCAGAGCTCCCGTGAAAAGAAAATTCAGTGGAGAATCACAGCTGGTAATGTACAAGTTCTTGAAGCTACACAAGGTATAGTCTGGCTAAAGTTACATGTGGTTTCCATATTAGCTTGTTTGGTTGAGTCAGTTTTGCAGTAGTGGGCTTAGTTGCCCCACCAGTCAACTTGGGAGCTGCCTCCATAATTTCCTCCATAGCCATCGCTGTTATAGAAGCCACCATATCCACCTGTGTGCAGAAATGAATGTGACATTAAAGTGGTTTCACTAAGAAAAGTCATTTaatcttggcaattttcttcatGGAAAAAACCTTCGCAGGAAAGGCACAAGcctgtaaattattttttttttttttaaccaaaattgGTTTATATGGATAGTGAAAGAATATACACTACACAATTGTATAGAATATATAAATCATGTAGAACCAAAGCCAAATGCACCATATGAACTTAAATTCCCAACATAGATCTTACCTCCACCAAAACCCCGGCTTCCACCGTGACCACTGCTTCTTCCGCCTCGACTGCTGCCAAAGCTGCTGCTAGCACTACTGCTCTGCCTGTAGTCCCTTGCACCAAATCCACCACTAAACCGACTAGGAAAGAAAGAATTAATGAATTTATGTAGGTTTCTTAACTGTAAACTTAAGACTCACAAAACAATGTATTACCTCTTTGAGCGTCCTCTGCTGCTACTCTTGTGATGTTGTTCATAGGCCATGTTCTCCAGCCAAGAAGGTACCTCTTGTTTTGCTTCTACCAAAAGGTCTAGCAAATCTTTTGTTATGTTTACGTTCTTGTCATTGAAAAAAGATGTTGCAAGACCTGTAAAGAAAACCCTGAAAATTAGGTTTAGGACTGGTTTTGCATTGTGCCGAATCGTATTTTATGgattttatagtatttttatacatgtgaaaatcccagtatatAGATTGCAACAAGTTGTACAAGATAACTAGGTGATTTATTTTAAGGTGCATTTCAAGAAGTGTTCACAGGTGTATTTTTAATAAGATTGGCCATATTAGTGTTTCTAGAACATGGATTTCTTTTGTATTATATAAATGAAGTCAATAAATGAACATTTTATATGAATGGAGTGTTGTAGTGTATTTATTTTATCAATTTTTGCTAGGCTTATGAATGTGCAGGTTGTGAATATTCTGGTAGGACTGCAATAGTCTATTTAGTCAATAGTCCTCAGCAAGTGATTCCTTTATCAAATCTCTGGCTAAAACtataaaaatctttattacagtaaaaataataaatctggcCAATATCAAATAACAGGAATTTTACACCAATTTAATATCAGTCATGCATCATTGCAAAGTAAATTCAGAGCTTTGTACTCTTAAAATCAGCTGATGACCAACATCCCAGTTCATGGGGTATTCTAGGAATATGAATGTCAGCTTTCTGACCAAAGGATTTTTATAGTTATTTGTTAAAAAGCCTTAACTTTTTTGTGCAATGCTGTAAAAAGttttgtagctttttttgataCAGGGATAGTTaagagttttttttccccattttagtTTTCTGGAGGGTTAGAGTAAAAAAACTGGAGTTATTTTTATGTACAGAATACTTTTCATGTATCAAATTAAAAACTACCATAATAAATCCTACCTAGTGTGTGCCAAAGTCGTTTTGATATACATTATGTATAGTCTACAGCAAACGTGGTACCTATTGTGATGTTTTTATGGAGCAgggtgggtttttttttatttaaggaaTGTTAAATGTTCATTTATTAATACTTATAAATTTAACACCTACAAATTACATATGTCTCCCCTGGGGCTATTCAATACCTCTTGGGAACTTTTCTAAGTGTTTCTTTTAATTTCTGGTTTTCACCTGTAATAGGGGCATCTATAAGaacccagttacaggggaacaaCAACCCCTCTGGGGGGGGCATCAAATgtttgatcagagctggactagTTCTGATTATACCCAGAAGCTTATATTAAGCTCTACAGATCCAGCAATCACATGACCGCCAGGTCTGTAGAGCTGGAGGGCAGCACCAGCTCTCCCATCTACATAATGCTGCTTCAGCACGATGCCGTGAGGATCAGAGAAGGCAGATGCGGTTGTAAACCCCATCTCCCTCAGGTCTCAGGCTGTCAGAGGAGGACCTGCGCCTGCAGTTGGCGCAGGAGAAGAATGATGTCACTGCAGACTcaatgtcacacacacacacactttataaGCTGGCAGAATTAAAGGTCCACCACACTTACCAAGATTACCGACACGGCCTGTACGACCTATTCTATGTACATATTCCTCAATGTCACTGGGAAGATCGAAGTTTATAACATGCTTGACGTTTGAAATATCAAGACCTCTTGCCGCTACCtagattagaaaaaaaatatttttgcataaAATAGTAAAaggctacagaaaaaaaattctgcttcaTTGCAGATTAATAAAAATGCTTACTGCTGTTGCCACAAGAATTGGACTTTTTCCAGACCGGAATTGATGAAGTGCTTCTTCACGATCTCGTTGAGATCTATCTCCATGGATACTTGTGCAAGCATACCCTTCATGGTAAAGGAAGTCCTCAAGGGCATCTGCACcctttttagtttcaacaaataCTAGAGTTAATGAAtccttgcctaaaaaaaaaaaaaaaacacacatatgaAATAAAAGCATTCAGCCATCAGTAATTATTGATATTCCAAGTCTAATTGCTTACCTGTGGCATTGAGAAGATCCAATAAAAATGATCGCTTATCCAGTTCCTCTACCCAAACAACTTTTTGTGTTATGTTCTCAGATGTGGAGCCTACTCTGCCTACTGCCAAGAAAATGTATTCATCCAGAAAGTCTCGTGCAAGGATCTGTAAGTGGATGGAGAgtcaattagaaaaaaaaattttttacaagaCAGGTAGGCAAGATAATTTGTGGGATTTGTACCTGGATTTCTTTGGGGAAGGTGGCACTGAACATCATGGTCTGACGAACACCTTTGGGAGGCATAGTGTCTTCTTCAACTATTCGCCTAATTTGGGGCTCAAATCCCATGTCAAGCATTCTATCAGCTTCATCCAATACAAGATACcttaaaaataagattttttaaGAGTAAGAACAGTATCAAATTGTGACTGAAACAGGTTAACAATTTGCAGATGACACCCAAAATCAACCAATAATGAATTCTGACATACTTGCAACAGTCCAGGCCAATCTTTCCACGTTCCATCATATCAACTAGACGACCAGGTGTAGCCACAAGCAAGTGGCAACCCCGTTCCAAGTCTCGAATCTGCTGTCCAATGTCTGCACCACCATACACAACACATGGACGTACTCGGGATCTGTAAGCAAACTAGTAATGGGAAAGAATAAAGGTTTGTAAAGCTTTTTCCTGTTACTGGGCCAACACATTGATGCAAGCAAGTTCATGAGCACCATACCTTTCTGGCTTCTTCATAGATCTGTACTGCAAGCTCTCTTGTTGGAGCCAATACAAGGGACAATGGGAACTGTTTGCGTCTTCCATACCTTCCATTatcctaagtaaaaaaaaaaaaaaaaaaagtaaactccTGACAGCATCACAATATTCACAACAGAGTGAAATCACATGCATTCTAAAGCTGCATTTTAATGTTCCTTGTTTAATATGTCCTAAGTTTGTTGGAGAAACTTCTCACAGTAAAGTGGTGCCTCAAGCACAAAGTACTATGGAATTCTAGTATGCAGGGGTACATTTCAGTTTAATATGGAACCT includes:
- the DDX3X gene encoding ATP-dependent RNA helicase DDX3X isoform X2, with the protein product MSHVAVENVHGLDQQFAGLDLNSADDQSGGSATKGRYIPPHLRNKEASRHDSGWDAGRGGNGYVNGTHDDRDGRMNGFGNRGGSGRTDRGFYDRDNSGWNSGRERDAYSSFGSRSDRGRPGVFNDRGSGARRSDDRRTDGFDGMGNRSDRGGFGKYDRGSSRWTDERNDEDDWSKPLAPNDRIEQELFSGSNTGINFEKYDDIPVEATGSNCPPHIESFHDVNMGEIIMGNIQLTRYTRPTPVQKYAIPIISEKRDLMACAQTGSGKTAAFLLPILSQIYTDGPSDAMKHLKDNGRYGRRKQFPLSLVLAPTRELAVQIYEEARKFAYRSRVRPCVVYGGADIGQQIRDLERGCHLLVATPGRLVDMMERGKIGLDCCKYLVLDEADRMLDMGFEPQIRRIVEEDTMPPKGVRQTMMFSATFPKEIQILARDFLDEYIFLAVGRVGSTSENITQKVVWVEELDKRSFLLDLLNATGKDSLTLVFVETKKGADALEDFLYHEGYACTSIHGDRSQRDREEALHQFRSGKSPILVATAVAARGLDISNVKHVINFDLPSDIEEYVHRIGRTGRVGNLGLATSFFNDKNVNITKDLLDLLVEAKQEVPSWLENMAYEQHHKSSSRGRSKSRFSGGFGARDYRQSSSASSSFGSSRGGRSSGHGGSRGFGGGGYGGFYNSDGYGGNYGGSSQVDWWGN
- the DDX3X gene encoding ATP-dependent RNA helicase DDX3X isoform X1, yielding MSHVAVENVHGLDQQFAGLDLNSADDQSGGSATKGRYIPPHLRNKEASRHGFPRCQYPAVDVYKGYGDWWSQRNDSGWDAGRGGNGYVNGTHDDRDGRMNGFGNRGGSGRTDRGFYDRDNSGWNSGRERDAYSSFGSRSDRGRPGVFNDRGSGARRSDDRRTDGFDGMGNRSDRGGFGKYDRGSSRWTDERNDEDDWSKPLAPNDRIEQELFSGSNTGINFEKYDDIPVEATGSNCPPHIESFHDVNMGEIIMGNIQLTRYTRPTPVQKYAIPIISEKRDLMACAQTGSGKTAAFLLPILSQIYTDGPSDAMKHLKDNGRYGRRKQFPLSLVLAPTRELAVQIYEEARKFAYRSRVRPCVVYGGADIGQQIRDLERGCHLLVATPGRLVDMMERGKIGLDCCKYLVLDEADRMLDMGFEPQIRRIVEEDTMPPKGVRQTMMFSATFPKEIQILARDFLDEYIFLAVGRVGSTSENITQKVVWVEELDKRSFLLDLLNATGKDSLTLVFVETKKGADALEDFLYHEGYACTSIHGDRSQRDREEALHQFRSGKSPILVATAVAARGLDISNVKHVINFDLPSDIEEYVHRIGRTGRVGNLGLATSFFNDKNVNITKDLLDLLVEAKQEVPSWLENMAYEQHHKSSSRGRSKSRFSGGFGARDYRQSSSASSSFGSSRGGRSSGHGGSRGFGGGGYGGFYNSDGYGGNYGGSSQVDWWGN